A part of Antennarius striatus isolate MH-2024 chromosome 21, ASM4005453v1, whole genome shotgun sequence genomic DNA contains:
- the LOC137588371 gene encoding zinc finger protein 503-like, whose amino-acid sequence MSTSPTVSVLRNSTNPAWESGSSGEKGAAKIDQPSVHNPVSPADPSRQASRLPIKVLKMLTARAGHLLHPEYLQPLPSTPVSPIELDAKKSPLALLAQTCSQIGKPDPPSSSKLSSVTSNGSSDKETKSGPLKMSDIGADDKSSFKPYSKSSEKKDSSSSSLCGDKNSFRVPSATCQPFTPRTGSPSSCTSVSPLPADGKAGDKEDKKESDSNKTSAQESNGSHRISGITSDGGQHQENTSGSKTATSDSPSVTSSSSSVLGSGLVAPVSPYKPGHTVFPLPPAGISYPGSLAGAYAGYAQPFLPPGMTLDPTKSSSQLLSAQFAAASSLGCSKAGTSPIAGASPPSLMSASLCRDPYCLSYHCTSHLSASGAANCAHDSAAAAALKSGYPLMYPTHPLHGVHSSTPAFSGHPLYPYGFVLPNDPLPHVCNWVSANGPCDKRFSSSEELLSHLRTHTAFAGTEKLMSGYPGSSSLANAAAAAAAMACHMHIPPNGSPGSPGTLALRGPHHPLGLSSRYHPYSKSPLPTPGAPVPVPAATGAYYSPYALYGQRLTTATALGYQ is encoded by the exons ATGAGCACATCGCCCACGGTCTCTGTCCTGAGAAATAGCACCAATCCAGCGTGGGAGAGCGGCTCATCTGGGGAGAAGGGCGCAGCGAAGATCGACCAGCCATCCGTCCACAACCCCGTCTCTCCCGCAGACCCTTCTCGCCAAGCCAGTCGTCTTCCCATCAAGGTTTTGAAAATGCTCACGGCTCGGGCAGGACACCTTTTACACCCGGAGTACCTCCAGCCTTTACCGTCCACCCCTGTCAGCCCCATCGAG CTGGATGCCAAGAAAAGTCCCCTGGCTCTCTTGGCCCAGACCTGCTCCCAGATCGGCAAACCGGACCCGCCGTCTTCCTCCAAACTGTCCTCCGTGACCTCCAATGGATCTAGTGACAAGGAGACCAAATCCGGTCCGCTAAAAATGAGCGACATCGGAGCCGATGACAAGTCCAGCTTCAAACCTTACTCCAAATCGTCGGAGAAGAAGGACtcgagcagcagcagcctctgtGGAGATAAAAACAGTTTCCGAGTGCCTAGCGCCACCTGCCAGCCGTTCACCCCCAGGACAggcagccccagctcctgcaccTCCGTCTCTCCACTGCCGGCTGACGGCAAAGCGGGGGACAAGGAGGACAAGAAGGAGTCTGATAGCAATAAAACCAGCGCGCAGGAGAGCAACGGCAGCCATAGGATAAGTGGAATAACGTCCGATGGTGGCCAACACCAGGAGAACACCTCTGGATCCAAAACCGCCACATCAGACTCGCCATCcgtgacctcctcctcctcgtccgtCCTCGGATCTGGACTGGTGGCCCCGGTTTCCCCCTATAAACCGGGCCACACGGTTTTCCCCTTGCCACCTGCTGGCATTTCCTATCCTGGGAGTTTAGCGGGGGCCTACGCGGGTTACGCACAGCCGTTCCTGCCTCCTGGAATGACCCTTGACCCCACCAAATCCAGCAGCCAGCTGCTCAGCGCGCAGTTCGCCGCCGCCAGCTCTCTGGGATGCAGTAAAGCGGGAACCAGCCCCATCGCCGGTGCGTCCCCGCCGTCCCTCATGTCGGCCAGCCTGTGCCGGGACCCGTACTGCCTGAGCTACCACTGCACCAGCCACCTGTCCGCGTCCGGCGCCGCGAACTGCGCGCATGACTCTGCGGCGGCCGCTGCGCTCAAATCCGGATACCCGCTCATGTACCCGACGCACCCGCTGCACGGCGTGCACTCCTCGACCCCGGCGTTCAGCGGACACCCGCTGTACCCCTACGGGTTCGTGCTGCCCAACGACCCCCTCCCGCATGTGTGTAACTGGGTGTCGGCGAACGGACCGTGCGATAAGCGCTTTTCCTCCTCGGAGGAGCTCCTCAGCCACTTGCGGACTCACACGGCTTTCGCCGGCACGGAGAAGCTGATGTCCGGGTACCCGGGCTCCTCTTCTCTCGccaacgccgccgccgccgccgccgccatggCTTGTCACATGCATATCCCCCCCAACGGGAGCCCGGGCAGCCCCGGCACGCTGGCCCTCCGGGGCCCACATCACCCCCTCGGACTGAGCAGCCGATATCACCCCTATTCAAAGAGCCCGCTGCCCACCCCTGGGGCGCCGGTGCCCGTACCGGCGGCCACGGGGGCCTATTACTCCCCCTACGCGTTGTATGGACAGAGACTGACAACAGCCACGGCCTTAGGATACCAGTAA